A region from the Brachyspira hampsonii genome encodes:
- a CDS encoding restriction endonuclease subunit S produces the protein MKALPLPQGWKEFKLKDILANEKYSMKRGPFGSSLKKEFFVKEGIKVFEQYNPINNDPYWCRYRITKEKYNELSAFKCKAGDFLVSCSGTLGKIILLPDDVEEGIINQALLKIKLNNNIIDNKYFLNLFQSKIFQDKIYSDARGGAIQNVASIDEIKLIHFILPPLDEQKRIAEVLSLCDDVIENLTKLIEKKELYKKGVMQRVLSGEVRFKGFKDEWQTVRLGDILSYEQPNNYIVKSDEYNDRYECPVLTAGKTFILGYTDEKIGIYNKLPVIIFDDFTTETKYVNFPFKVKSSAIKILSSNKYNLKLIYELIKMIKFNAEAHKRYWISEYQYLEIKIPKSIEEQQKIAGLLSVIDEEIDNLKKQLELRKQQKKGLMQRLLTGEVRI, from the coding sequence ATGAAAGCTCTGCCGCTTCCCCAAGGTTGGAAAGAATTTAAATTAAAAGATATTTTAGCTAATGAAAAATATTCGATGAAAAGAGGACCTTTTGGTAGCTCTTTAAAGAAAGAATTTTTTGTGAAAGAAGGGATAAAAGTTTTTGAACAATATAATCCAATTAATAATGATCCTTATTGGTGTAGATATAGAATTACAAAAGAAAAATACAATGAATTATCAGCATTTAAATGTAAAGCAGGAGATTTTTTAGTTAGTTGTTCAGGAACTTTAGGAAAAATAATATTACTTCCTGATGATGTTGAAGAAGGGATTATAAATCAAGCTTTATTAAAAATAAAATTAAATAATAATATTATAGATAATAAATATTTTCTAAATTTATTTCAAAGTAAAATATTTCAAGATAAAATATACAGTGATGCTAGAGGTGGTGCTATACAAAATGTAGCTTCAATAGATGAAATAAAATTAATACATTTTATATTGCCGCCCCTAGACGAACAAAAGCGTATAGCGGAAGTTTTGTCATTATGCGACGATGTTATAGAGAACCTTACTAAACTAATAGAGAAGAAAGAGCTTTATAAGAAAGGCGTAATGCAGAGAGTGCTAAGCGGTGAAGTTCGTTTCAAGGGTTTTAAAGATGAATGGCAGACTGTGAGGCTTGGGGATATTCTTTCATATGAACAACCTAATAATTATATAGTTAAAAGCGATGAATATAATGACAGATATGAATGTCCTGTTTTGACAGCTGGAAAAACTTTTATACTTGGTTATACAGATGAAAAAATTGGCATATACAATAAACTTCCGGTCATAATTTTTGATGATTTTACTACAGAAACAAAATATGTTAATTTCCCTTTTAAAGTAAAATCTTCAGCAATTAAAATACTTAGCTCAAATAAATATAATTTAAAACTAATATATGAATTAATAAAAATGATTAAATTCAATGCTGAAGCTCATAAAAGATATTGGATTTCTGAATATCAATATTTGGAGATAAAAATTCCAAAATCTATTGAAGAACAGCAAAAAATTGCGGGGCTGCTTTCGGTTATAGACGAAGAGATTGACAATCTTAAAAAGCAGTTGGAGCTTCGCAAACAGCAGAAGAAAGGGCTTATGCAGAGGCTTCTAACCGGTGAGGTGAGGATTTAA
- a CDS encoding ferritin → MSIIKEDIIKLLNVQLNKELYSASFYFNMAGWCDKKSLKGCSSFLYGHYKEELEHFEKFRDFINKVGGQAVINDMQAPQSEFNSVEHLFETVLKHEEYITSCINELVGKAMDNKDYITSRFLDWFIQEQLEEEELFNDIMEKIKMLGDGNLNGRNLYTFDKAMNTLNTEKHSGGLDINVQ, encoded by the coding sequence ATGTCCATAATAAAAGAGGATATTATTAAATTGTTAAATGTGCAGTTAAATAAAGAATTATATTCTGCTAGTTTTTATTTTAATATGGCAGGTTGGTGCGATAAGAAAAGCTTGAAAGGATGCAGCAGCTTTTTATACGGACACTATAAAGAAGAATTAGAGCATTTTGAAAAATTTAGAGATTTTATAAATAAAGTTGGCGGACAGGCAGTTATAAATGATATGCAGGCTCCTCAAAGCGAATTTAATTCTGTAGAGCATTTGTTTGAAACTGTATTAAAACATGAAGAATATATAACTTCATGCATAAATGAGTTAGTAGGAAAAGCTATGGATAATAAAGATTATATTACATCTAGATTCTTAGATTGGTTTATACAAGAACAGCTTGAAGAAGAAGAATTATTCAATGATATTATGGAAAAAATTAAAATGCTCGGCGACGGTAATTTAAATGGCAGAAACCTTTATACATTTGATAAGGCTATGAATACTTTGAATACTGAAAAGCATTCAGGCGGACTCGATATAAATGTACAATAA
- the lptB gene encoding LPS export ABC transporter ATP-binding protein has protein sequence MFSKFLNIFKKQDNTNTMPSAPVTAENFFNYDKSNPYEIRAVNLTKYYGKRKIIGDISYNVKQGEVVGLLGPNGAGKTTSFYITVGFVTATAGNVYLNDLDITKLHMHERAILGIGYLPQEASIFRKMSVEDNLLSILEYNKALSAKDRMAITDMLLEEFNITHVRKQNGYTLSGGERRRCEIARALTVNPKFILLDEPFAGVDPIAVIDIQNIIASLKEKGLGILITDHNVRETLRITDRAYIMGNGQILVKGTPEEIINNPLARKVYLGESFTM, from the coding sequence ATGTTTAGTAAATTTCTTAATATTTTCAAAAAACAGGATAATACAAATACTATGCCCTCTGCTCCTGTAACTGCTGAGAATTTTTTTAATTATGATAAATCAAACCCTTATGAGATTCGTGCTGTTAATCTCACTAAATATTATGGAAAGCGTAAGATAATAGGCGATATTTCTTATAATGTGAAGCAGGGCGAGGTTGTAGGGCTTTTAGGACCTAATGGGGCTGGAAAGACTACTAGTTTCTATATCACTGTAGGATTCGTTACAGCAACTGCAGGAAATGTATATCTCAATGATCTTGATATTACAAAACTTCACATGCATGAAAGAGCCATTTTAGGAATAGGATATTTACCTCAGGAGGCTTCTATTTTTCGTAAGATGTCTGTTGAGGATAATCTGCTTAGCATATTGGAATATAACAAAGCATTGTCTGCTAAGGATAGAATGGCTATAACAGATATGCTTCTTGAAGAGTTTAATATTACGCATGTACGAAAACAGAATGGCTATACTCTTTCAGGAGGTGAGAGAAGAAGATGCGAAATAGCAAGAGCTTTGACTGTTAATCCTAAATTTATATTATTAGATGAACCTTTTGCCGGAGTTGACCCTATTGCTGTTATAGATATACAGAACATCATAGCTTCTTTAAAAGAAAAGGGATTAGGAATACTGATTACCGACCACAATGTACGCGAAACTTTAAGAATTACTGATAGGGCGTACATAATGGGTAACGGACAAATATTGGTAAAAGGCACTCCTGAAGAAATAATCAATAATCCATTAGCCCGTAAAGTTTATTTGGGTGAATCTTTCACTATGTGA
- a CDS encoding DUF4340 domain-containing protein, with product MNITKKYITLSSIIVILIIILIAVTFMKNRGYSLPELKKINSNISEITIKRGANETISIKYNDNKWTINDKYNADNNLVDTIRNALSTIQPIEIVSRGDDNSISKYKLTDEEALTVSALDSSSKEVRNIKFGMKSTFGNSVYAKINNDNNIYLLGNTPSNPKDIFDKTENDLINKTISQVRNDDIEQITIEYNNNSYTLAKNTNDTNNTWIKNWNNNTVKANDVYTSIFTLANLNADGLITNANTSKNASLYKINIQALNGNVSYEVLNKLDDNNYEIVSHNDNNRYYMTENSFNTFIEAVNYIIN from the coding sequence ATGAATATAACTAAAAAATATATAACATTATCATCTATAATTGTAATTTTAATAATAATATTAATTGCTGTAACATTTATGAAAAACAGAGGATATTCACTTCCCGAATTAAAAAAAATAAACTCAAATATATCTGAAATAACTATAAAAAGAGGAGCAAATGAAACTATATCTATAAAATACAATGATAATAAATGGACTATAAATGATAAATATAATGCTGATAATAATTTGGTAGATACAATTAGAAATGCCTTGAGTACTATACAGCCTATAGAAATAGTTTCAAGGGGAGATGATAACAGCATTTCAAAATATAAATTAACAGATGAAGAAGCATTAACAGTTTCAGCATTAGACAGCTCATCGAAAGAAGTAAGAAATATAAAATTTGGTATGAAATCCACTTTCGGAAATAGCGTATATGCCAAAATAAATAATGACAATAATATATATCTTCTTGGAAATACTCCTTCAAATCCTAAAGATATATTCGATAAAACAGAAAATGACCTTATAAACAAAACTATATCTCAAGTGAGAAATGATGATATAGAACAGATAACTATAGAATACAATAATAATTCATATACATTGGCAAAAAATACTAATGATACTAATAATACTTGGATAAAAAATTGGAATAATAATACTGTAAAAGCAAATGATGTTTATACAAGCATATTTACTTTGGCAAATTTAAATGCTGACGGTTTAATAACTAATGCTAATACAAGTAAAAACGCATCATTATATAAAATCAATATACAGGCTTTGAATGGTAATGTATCCTATGAAGTATTAAATAAACTCGATGACAATAACTATGAAATAGTAAGCCATAATGATAATAACAGATACTATATGACAGAGAATTCATTTAATACATTTATAGAAGCAGTAAATTATATAATTAATTGA
- the ruvX gene encoding Holliday junction resolvase RuvX gives MILGVDFGRKKTGTAFMDMDIKIPFPCRLIEESNARKVKRALIDIIEEKNIDTVVFGLPLSDEGKESEWCSEIRRFSEFLLKSVKVDIVFVDEYGTSKEADFILRGKKKKVKDKANDLIAAALILENYLNVLNMNKKNQ, from the coding sequence ATGATACTAGGTGTTGACTTCGGAAGAAAAAAAACAGGAACTGCTTTTATGGATATGGATATAAAAATTCCTTTTCCATGCAGGCTCATAGAAGAAAGCAATGCTAGAAAAGTAAAACGGGCATTGATTGATATAATAGAAGAAAAAAATATTGATACTGTTGTTTTTGGTCTGCCTTTATCTGATGAAGGAAAAGAAAGCGAATGGTGCTCTGAAATAAGAAGATTTTCTGAGTTTCTTTTAAAAAGTGTGAAAGTTGATATTGTATTTGTTGATGAATACGGTACTTCAAAAGAGGCAGATTTTATATTAAGAGGAAAAAAGAAAAAAGTTAAAGATAAAGCTAATGATTTAATTGCAGCTGCTTTAATATTAGAAAATTATTTAAATGTTCTTAATATGAATAAGAAAAACCAATAA
- a CDS encoding peptidase U32 family protein, with protein sequence MELLAPAGNKEKLEVAYHYGADAAYIGGALFNLRHQSKNTTIDELAECAQLAKKLNKKMYLTLNAFLHEYDKNNLKAYLKEIQNLNIDAFIVSDLGVLGIVKETIPEANIHISTQASVTNSYSCKMYESLGASRIILARELSLDEIKEIRANTDLELESFVHGAVCMSYSGRCLLSNFLNNRDANGGECSQVCRWNFKTYIEEKTRPGEFMEIEEGENHSTILSSRDLQMAEYLHLLQKAGIDSIKIEGRMKSVYYVANTVRVYRMLLDLLERIGYDSYPEAIKKEPIASYLKELETISRRERDTGFYFGRDNIKPTLKGYLKGRRLMGMISDDSEEYAKITVYNTIKKGDDLIYIGRDFIKHNDNRFKLFIKTEENEFVETDSIRNIDNAYIKSGVHDFKKYDIITIEED encoded by the coding sequence ATGGAACTTTTAGCACCTGCTGGAAATAAAGAAAAATTAGAAGTAGCATATCATTATGGAGCTGATGCTGCATATATAGGCGGAGCATTATTTAATTTGAGACATCAAAGCAAAAATACAACTATAGATGAACTTGCTGAATGTGCACAGTTAGCTAAAAAATTAAATAAAAAAATGTATTTAACTTTAAATGCTTTCCTGCATGAATATGATAAAAATAATTTAAAAGCATATTTAAAAGAAATACAAAATTTAAATATAGATGCATTTATAGTGTCTGATTTAGGAGTATTAGGTATAGTAAAAGAAACAATACCGGAAGCTAATATTCATATAAGCACTCAGGCTTCTGTTACAAATAGTTATTCTTGCAAAATGTATGAAAGTTTAGGAGCCAGCAGAATAATATTAGCTAGAGAACTTTCTTTAGATGAAATAAAAGAGATTAGGGCGAATACTGATTTAGAATTAGAAAGTTTTGTTCATGGGGCTGTATGTATGTCATATTCCGGAAGATGTTTGTTATCAAATTTCTTAAATAATAGAGATGCCAACGGAGGAGAATGCTCTCAGGTTTGCAGATGGAATTTCAAAACATATATAGAAGAAAAAACAAGACCCGGAGAGTTTATGGAAATTGAAGAAGGAGAAAATCATTCTACAATATTAAGCAGCAGAGATTTACAGATGGCTGAATATCTGCATTTACTTCAGAAAGCCGGTATTGATTCTATAAAAATAGAAGGCAGAATGAAAAGCGTATACTATGTAGCTAATACAGTTAGAGTTTATAGAATGTTATTAGATCTGCTTGAAAGAATCGGTTATGATTCATATCCTGAAGCTATAAAAAAAGAACCTATTGCAAGTTATTTGAAAGAGCTTGAAACTATAAGCAGAAGAGAAAGAGATACAGGATTCTATTTCGGTAGGGATAATATAAAACCTACTCTCAAAGGATATCTCAAAGGCAGAAGACTTATGGGTATGATTTCTGATGACAGTGAGGAATATGCAAAAATTACTGTATATAACACTATAAAAAAAGGAGATGATTTAATATATATAGGCAGAGATTTTATAAAACATAATGATAATAGATTTAAACTATTTATAAAAACAGAAGAAAATGAATTTGTAGAGACAGACAGCATTAGAAATATAGATAATGCCTATATTAAATCAGGAGTGCATGATTTCAAAAAATACGACATTATCACTATAGAAGAAGATTAA
- the proC gene encoding pyrroline-5-carboxylate reductase → MIIGFIGAGAMGGALIEGFIKSGIEYTNIVASVKTMEKKDYLEKNLGIKVYTDNRKAASEADVLFLAVKPYMIPAVAAEISSSIKVGSTIISVAASVSKKDLSRYFSGSRIVRIMPNTPVKTCNGFTSVVETENKVVENGVVELMKKVGMVKVIKEEEIHAYNAMAGCSPAFMYILIEAMSDAGVVMGIDRKTSIEMAAQVFKGTGAMVLESGKHPAQLKDGVCTPGGLTIKGVEVLEEKGLRSGIIESIIASYNKSIESEKK, encoded by the coding sequence ATGATAATAGGATTTATTGGTGCCGGAGCTATGGGCGGAGCTTTAATAGAAGGCTTTATCAAATCCGGAATAGAGTATACCAATATTGTAGCAAGCGTAAAAACTATGGAGAAGAAAGATTATCTTGAAAAGAATCTAGGAATAAAAGTTTATACTGATAATAGAAAAGCAGCCAGCGAGGCAGATGTTTTATTTTTAGCAGTTAAGCCTTATATGATACCAGCTGTTGCTGCTGAGATATCATCATCTATTAAGGTTGGTTCTACCATTATAAGTGTGGCGGCCTCTGTATCTAAAAAGGATTTATCAAGATATTTCAGCGGAAGCAGAATAGTGAGGATAATGCCTAATACACCTGTTAAAACATGTAATGGTTTTACATCTGTTGTTGAAACAGAAAATAAGGTTGTTGAGAATGGCGTTGTAGAATTGATGAAAAAAGTGGGAATGGTTAAGGTTATTAAGGAAGAAGAAATACATGCTTATAATGCTATGGCCGGCTGTTCTCCTGCTTTTATGTATATATTAATAGAGGCTATGAGCGATGCAGGAGTTGTTATGGGAATAGACAGAAAAACATCTATAGAAATGGCGGCACAGGTTTTTAAGGGAACGGGAGCTATGGTATTGGAATCAGGAAAGCATCCTGCTCAATTAAAAGATGGCGTATGCACTCCGGGGGGACTTACTATAAAGGGAGTTGAAGTTTTGGAAGAAAAAGGACTTAGAAGCGGTATTATAGAAAGTATTATTGCAAGCTATAATAAATCTATAGAAAGTGAAAAAAAGTAA